A stretch of Imperialibacter roseus DNA encodes these proteins:
- a CDS encoding NAD-dependent epimerase/dehydratase family protein codes for MNDLEKRYQQYLQPSQALIADIATLEGDILILGVGGKMGPALALLARQAVDQSGIKKRIIGVSRFSEPGLQARLHQNGIETITADLLDEDQLQALPEAPNVLYLAGTKFGTTGNESFTWAMNTYLPGRVAEKFKNSRIVVFSTGNVYPFVPVVSGGATESLPPEPIGEYGQSCLGRERIFQYFATKSNTPILIYRLNYANDVSYGVLLEIAKSVKESKPIDLAMGTVTVIWQGDANEIALRALHHCATPAKILNVTGPEIVSVRWLAEEFGKILGIAPQFINEEQSTSLLSNAAESFRLFGYPKVSLKQMMEAILEWYVEGGEILNKPTHFSERKGKF; via the coding sequence ATGAACGATTTAGAAAAACGATACCAGCAGTATTTACAGCCATCCCAAGCCCTTATCGCTGACATAGCCACGCTTGAAGGAGACATACTTATTTTAGGGGTAGGGGGCAAAATGGGGCCGGCGCTTGCCCTGTTAGCAAGGCAGGCGGTGGATCAGTCAGGAATAAAAAAGCGGATTATTGGTGTCTCCCGTTTTTCTGAACCAGGTCTTCAGGCCAGGCTGCATCAAAATGGTATTGAAACAATTACAGCTGATTTGCTCGATGAAGACCAGCTACAGGCGCTTCCGGAGGCGCCTAATGTCCTCTACCTCGCTGGAACAAAGTTTGGCACCACAGGGAATGAATCTTTTACCTGGGCCATGAATACCTACCTGCCCGGACGAGTAGCAGAGAAGTTCAAAAATTCCCGCATTGTCGTTTTCTCCACAGGAAATGTCTATCCGTTCGTCCCCGTAGTAAGTGGCGGGGCTACCGAATCGCTGCCACCGGAGCCCATTGGCGAGTATGGCCAGTCATGCCTGGGCCGTGAACGCATTTTCCAATACTTCGCCACCAAAAGCAACACACCCATTTTAATCTACCGGCTGAACTATGCCAACGACGTCTCGTATGGCGTGTTGCTGGAAATAGCCAAATCCGTGAAGGAGAGCAAACCGATTGACCTGGCCATGGGCACGGTAACCGTGATTTGGCAGGGCGATGCCAACGAAATAGCTTTACGAGCGCTTCACCATTGTGCTACACCAGCCAAGATATTGAATGTCACCGGACCCGAAATTGTTTCAGTCCGATGGCTGGCTGAAGAATTTGGAAAAATACTGGGCATAGCGCCTCAGTTTATCAACGAAGAGCAATCCACCTCATTATTATCGAATGCAGCCGAGTCCTTTCGTCTTTTTGGCTACCCCAAAGTGAGCTTGAAACAAATGATGGAGGCTATCCTTGAATGGTACGTTGAGGGGGGTGAAATTTTAAATAAGCCCACTCACTTTTCAGAAAGAAAAGGAAAATTCTAA
- a CDS encoding serine hydrolase domain-containing protein — MILGLFLLIVASCKVTKPVKQAAYENLGQSGGLTDPQIDSIAEVVSMFPNETQFSIAIINDGKLVFYGLERKEDKLHRVFNSNNVFELGSLSKVFTTNLLINSVNEGKINLDGLVKEISSAKLKGNPDFTFRQLANHTSGLPSIPSNMGTTIFNADNPYAKCSETKLKTYLSEKLELNGIPGEKYEYSNLGMGLLRYVLAEMKDTDYKTMLQRQIFDPLNMINTTADRMAVKQNLVQGYNRNGKRTPYWDMGALEGAAGIYSTTADLAKYALWSFDALNGELSLMKQMSFSVTPDTDIALGWHIIKNKTEKPFLWHNGGSGGFKTSMAIDPDKKTAVIVLTNVGATFNSRKQLIDNLCFELMRSIE, encoded by the coding sequence ATGATTTTGGGCTTATTTCTTCTGATTGTTGCCAGTTGCAAGGTCACTAAACCAGTCAAGCAAGCAGCCTACGAGAACTTGGGGCAGTCGGGTGGGCTAACCGATCCTCAAATTGATAGTATTGCTGAGGTTGTTTCCATGTTTCCAAATGAGACACAGTTTTCAATTGCGATTATTAATGATGGCAAGCTGGTTTTTTATGGACTCGAAAGAAAGGAGGACAAACTTCATAGAGTATTTAACTCAAATAACGTCTTTGAACTTGGCTCTCTGTCGAAAGTGTTCACCACGAATTTATTGATCAATTCGGTCAACGAGGGAAAAATCAATTTGGATGGCCTAGTGAAAGAAATTAGCAGTGCAAAGCTCAAGGGAAACCCCGATTTTACCTTCCGGCAATTAGCCAATCACACCTCAGGCCTGCCAAGTATCCCTTCCAATATGGGTACGACAATATTCAATGCTGACAACCCCTATGCGAAGTGCTCAGAGACTAAGCTGAAGACTTATCTGTCAGAAAAACTTGAACTCAATGGCATTCCCGGTGAAAAATATGAGTACTCCAACCTGGGCATGGGGTTGCTGCGATATGTGTTGGCGGAGATGAAGGATACCGACTACAAAACGATGCTTCAGCGGCAGATATTTGATCCGCTCAACATGATCAATACAACGGCCGACAGGATGGCTGTCAAACAAAACCTCGTTCAGGGCTATAACCGCAACGGAAAACGGACACCCTACTGGGACATGGGGGCATTGGAAGGCGCAGCGGGCATTTATTCTACTACAGCAGACCTTGCGAAATACGCCCTTTGGAGTTTTGATGCTTTAAACGGTGAACTTAGTCTAATGAAGCAGATGAGCTTTTCGGTAACACCTGACACTGATATTGCACTTGGCTGGCATATCATTAAGAACAAAACGGAAAAACCATTCTTGTGGCACAATGGTGGGAGCGGGGGCTTCAAAACTTCGATGGCGATAGACCCCGATAAAAAAACGGCGGTGATCGTCCTCACTAACGTCGGTGCTACCTTCAATAGCAGGAAGCAATTGATTGACAATCTTTGTTTTGAACTGATGAGGTCTATTGAATAG
- the hemN gene encoding oxygen-independent coproporphyrinogen III oxidase, translated as MQQQSSLLSKYNIPGPRYTSYPTVPYWESDDFTCKQWTRSFQQAFAETTDEEGISLYIHLPYCESLCTFCGCNKRITRNHGVETPYISTLLKEWDLYIARLPRKPVIKEIHLGGGTPTFFSPVSLQWLITGILSKAHMHPKASFSFEGHPNNTSYEHLKTLGELGFNRVSYGIQDFDPVVQEAIHRHQTFENVKQVTEWSRELGYTSVNYDLVYGLPFQRSNSIIDTIEKVKELKPDRIAFYSYAHVPWIKGNGQRKFSEADLPKDDEKRALYELGRDMLLDNGLVEIGMDHFATKQDELYESSINGQLHRNFMGYTASSTKLLIGLGVSSISDSWYGFAQNHKDIETYQESVESGFLPVFRGHILNQEDLILRQHILDLMCRFSTTLHEAQMSYRSILERLAEPMQDELIELSGDDVRITEKGRAFIRNICMAFDKRLWRKQPETQLFSSTI; from the coding sequence ATGCAGCAGCAGTCATCCCTTCTTTCCAAATACAATATACCAGGACCCCGCTATACCAGCTACCCAACCGTGCCTTATTGGGAGTCGGACGATTTCACCTGCAAGCAATGGACCCGAAGCTTCCAGCAAGCATTTGCTGAAACAACCGATGAAGAGGGCATTAGCCTGTACATTCACCTACCCTACTGCGAAAGCCTGTGCACATTTTGCGGGTGCAACAAACGGATTACCAGGAACCATGGAGTGGAAACGCCCTATATCAGCACTTTGCTGAAGGAATGGGACTTGTACATAGCAAGGCTTCCAAGAAAACCCGTGATTAAAGAGATACACCTGGGCGGCGGAACACCCACTTTTTTTTCTCCCGTCAGCCTGCAATGGCTAATTACCGGTATACTTTCAAAGGCCCATATGCATCCCAAAGCATCTTTCAGTTTTGAAGGCCACCCTAACAACACCTCCTATGAGCATTTGAAAACACTGGGCGAACTGGGTTTTAACAGGGTAAGCTATGGCATTCAGGATTTCGACCCGGTAGTGCAGGAGGCCATCCATCGCCATCAGACGTTTGAAAATGTGAAGCAGGTGACAGAGTGGTCAAGGGAATTGGGCTATACATCTGTCAACTACGACCTGGTTTACGGTTTGCCTTTCCAAAGATCAAACTCCATCATAGATACGATTGAGAAAGTAAAAGAACTGAAGCCGGATCGCATAGCATTTTATAGTTATGCCCATGTGCCATGGATCAAAGGAAATGGGCAAAGGAAGTTCTCAGAAGCTGATTTACCAAAAGATGATGAAAAACGAGCATTGTATGAACTTGGAAGAGACATGTTGCTGGACAACGGCTTGGTGGAAATAGGCATGGATCATTTCGCCACAAAACAGGATGAGCTTTATGAATCATCAATTAACGGACAGCTTCACCGTAATTTCATGGGCTATACAGCGTCTTCGACCAAATTACTGATCGGGTTGGGCGTTTCTTCTATCAGCGACTCATGGTATGGTTTTGCGCAGAATCACAAGGATATTGAGACCTACCAAGAGTCCGTCGAAAGTGGCTTTTTGCCCGTTTTCAGAGGGCATATACTCAACCAGGAAGATCTCATCCTCCGACAGCACATACTCGATTTAATGTGCCGGTTCTCAACAACACTGCATGAGGCACAAATGTCGTACCGCTCCATACTGGAAAGGCTGGCTGAGCCTATGCAAGATGAGCTAATTGAATTGAGCGGAGACGATGTCCGCATCACTGAAAAAGGACGTGCGTTTATCCGCAACATTTGCATGGCATTCGATAAGCGGCTTTGGCGCAAGCAACCCGAAACCCAACTTTTCTCATCCACTATCTGA
- a CDS encoding serine hydrolase, producing the protein MKKPTYLLFALALTMAACQLSSKKQTLNELKQNIAADFEANTGDYAIAFKDLSNPDNQLYINETETFHAASTMKTPVMIELFKQARAGEFSLSDSILVVNEFKSIVDSSAYTMDIGEDSGEGLYSFIGQKLTIYDLTYEMITVSSNLATNILIELVGAPNVMTTMKSFGANDIQVLRGVEDQKAYELGMNNTTTAKDLAIVMEMIATDKAGAPEDCSAMIKILKDQRFNDIIPAYLPNSVSVAHKTGSITKLHHDSGIVYLPDGRKYVLVLLSKNLNTMEEGTEVLARVSEKVYSYLNQ; encoded by the coding sequence ATGAAAAAACCTACCTACCTGTTATTTGCTTTGGCACTCACGATGGCCGCTTGCCAACTGTCATCAAAAAAACAAACGCTGAATGAGCTGAAGCAAAACATCGCAGCGGATTTTGAAGCCAACACCGGCGACTATGCCATTGCCTTCAAGGATCTCAGCAATCCTGACAATCAACTGTACATCAACGAAACGGAGACGTTTCATGCTGCCAGCACGATGAAAACGCCGGTCATGATTGAGCTGTTTAAGCAAGCCCGTGCGGGTGAGTTCAGCCTTTCCGACTCCATTCTGGTTGTTAATGAATTTAAAAGTATTGTGGACTCATCGGCCTATACCATGGATATAGGCGAAGATAGTGGCGAAGGACTTTACAGCTTTATTGGCCAAAAGCTCACCATTTATGATCTGACGTATGAAATGATCACTGTGAGCAGCAACCTGGCCACCAATATCCTCATAGAATTGGTAGGTGCTCCGAACGTAATGACAACCATGAAATCATTCGGAGCTAACGACATCCAGGTGCTGCGTGGCGTGGAAGACCAAAAGGCCTATGAATTGGGCATGAACAACACCACAACAGCTAAAGACCTGGCCATTGTGATGGAAATGATTGCAACAGACAAGGCCGGTGCCCCGGAAGACTGCTCAGCAATGATTAAAATTCTGAAAGACCAGCGATTCAATGACATCATCCCAGCCTATTTGCCGAATTCAGTTTCTGTGGCGCATAAAACAGGCTCCATCACCAAATTGCATCACGATTCTGGCATTGTTTATCTACCAGATGGACGGAAATATGTGTTGGTACTGTTGTCTAAGAATCTGAATACCATGGAAGAAGGCACTGAGGTGCTGGCAAGGGTGTCGGAGAAGGTTTACAGCTATCTGAATCAATAG
- a CDS encoding PQQ-dependent sugar dehydrogenase → MKQHLLEKASLKLLPFVFITLIGFSCSESRDSSLLVVYEKNHALSASIGQLMADATAKGIKTDTLSITSERPGDNLWKSKGVLLLANTNHFTPQWQTDIERYVQTGGALLAPSDTVNQYQWPWLYAAGGTGSKNYDGGKITFFTASDLSSEMITSSLSDNAIVEESVKSLAAPDVSRFTKIILDAEVNEPMELDILPDGKLLFIEREGNLKMFDPESNETKILHTFKVNTEGNYEDGMLGLAVDPNYDQNNWIYIYYSPLGGASRQNLSRFTLLADSLIVGSEKIVLEVGVQRETCCHSGGGIVFGPNGHLYLSTGDNTSSKESSGYSPLDERPGRGPFDSQKGSSNTHDLRGKILRIKPTADGSYTIPDGNLFPKDGSQGRPEIYVMGCRNPFRFTVDMKTGYVYWGDVGPDSGRDSEKGPQSYDEWNQAKTPGFYGWPYFEANNIAFPMVDFATDEIGPKQDPAHPINESPNNTGSRELPPARPAMIWYPYGQSDIWPMLGTGSRSAMSGPMYYKPAGASKAGFPEYYDGKLFIYEWARSWIKVVSFDEDWNPTQIESFLPDEPFVKPIDMEFDKNGVMYLLEYGSNYFANNVDARLVRIEYAEGNRAPVPAIATDKTKGAVPLTVNFSAQGSFDYDKDDALAFSWTTKDGKKYEGRDVSITFDQPGEQEVKLTVTDSKGETSSAFTRIIAGNEPSNIVFDYSGNQSFYFGKETNSYKVIVTDKEDGSTEDGSITSEAVSVNFSYLEGGYDQANLGEDFFKNPAINVKGKNMIANSDCLSCHSVDQKSIGPAYLEIAKRYADDSSSRDMLAGKIIEGGNGNWGHSLMAAHPQLTLDETRVMVDYILSLVKESPTTSLPLTGSVTLNKQTAENQGAYVVGIRYTDKGNGTIPAIESSKMIMIKAPVLEAENYNFFNDVQQQRPNGGDFAFLSNINDGSYIGYKNIDLKGISKISVTLMAVEGGTINIVSGSPTGKVIGTVDVPAFEGSWRDRKWTNADITIGKVDQIGNLYFVISHPEKETNLMSLDKISFFK, encoded by the coding sequence ATGAAACAACACCTACTTGAAAAGGCATCGTTGAAGCTTCTGCCTTTCGTCTTTATCACCCTCATTGGATTTTCTTGCAGCGAATCACGTGACAGCTCACTTTTGGTTGTTTACGAAAAAAACCATGCGTTATCGGCATCAATTGGCCAACTGATGGCCGATGCTACTGCAAAAGGCATAAAGACCGATACATTGTCTATCACCAGCGAACGCCCTGGCGACAATCTTTGGAAAAGCAAGGGAGTACTTTTGCTGGCAAATACAAATCACTTTACTCCACAGTGGCAGACCGACATTGAACGTTATGTGCAAACAGGTGGAGCGCTCCTCGCTCCCAGCGACACGGTTAACCAATATCAATGGCCCTGGCTATATGCGGCAGGAGGAACCGGCTCAAAAAACTATGATGGTGGAAAAATCACCTTTTTCACAGCAAGCGACTTGAGCAGTGAGATGATCACATCCTCGTTATCGGACAACGCTATCGTGGAAGAAAGTGTGAAAAGTTTAGCCGCACCAGATGTCAGTAGATTCACCAAAATCATTCTCGACGCTGAGGTCAACGAGCCAATGGAGCTGGATATACTTCCTGATGGCAAGCTGCTATTTATCGAGAGAGAAGGCAACCTGAAAATGTTTGATCCGGAGTCGAACGAAACAAAGATTCTTCACACCTTCAAAGTAAATACTGAAGGTAACTACGAAGACGGCATGCTTGGCCTGGCAGTAGACCCGAACTATGACCAAAACAACTGGATCTATATCTACTACTCTCCCCTTGGTGGTGCTTCCAGGCAAAACCTATCCAGGTTCACGCTGCTGGCCGACAGCCTGATAGTGGGCAGTGAAAAAATTGTACTGGAGGTAGGCGTGCAACGGGAAACCTGCTGCCATTCGGGCGGAGGTATTGTGTTTGGCCCTAATGGTCATCTTTACCTCAGCACGGGCGACAACACCAGCTCGAAGGAATCGAGCGGCTACTCCCCTCTTGACGAGCGCCCTGGCCGTGGGCCTTTCGATTCACAAAAGGGCTCTTCCAATACGCATGATCTTCGTGGTAAAATTCTAAGGATCAAACCTACAGCGGACGGCTCCTACACCATCCCCGATGGCAATCTATTTCCGAAGGACGGTTCACAGGGACGACCCGAGATTTACGTCATGGGTTGCAGAAACCCATTCCGGTTCACAGTAGATATGAAAACCGGATACGTGTATTGGGGCGATGTCGGGCCCGACTCTGGCAGAGACAGTGAAAAAGGCCCTCAAAGCTACGACGAATGGAACCAGGCAAAAACACCTGGTTTTTACGGCTGGCCTTACTTCGAAGCGAACAACATTGCCTTTCCTATGGTTGATTTCGCAACAGATGAAATTGGCCCCAAGCAGGATCCTGCCCACCCTATCAACGAATCGCCCAACAATACCGGCTCCAGAGAATTGCCTCCTGCAAGGCCTGCCATGATTTGGTATCCTTACGGCCAGTCGGACATTTGGCCGATGCTGGGCACCGGCTCCAGAAGTGCTATGTCTGGCCCTATGTACTACAAGCCAGCTGGCGCTTCCAAAGCTGGATTTCCTGAGTATTACGATGGTAAGCTCTTCATTTATGAGTGGGCACGTAGCTGGATCAAGGTGGTATCGTTTGACGAGGACTGGAACCCGACGCAAATTGAATCTTTTCTGCCTGACGAGCCATTCGTGAAGCCCATCGACATGGAGTTTGACAAAAACGGTGTGATGTACCTGCTGGAGTATGGCTCCAACTATTTTGCCAACAATGTGGACGCAAGGTTGGTAAGGATTGAGTACGCCGAAGGCAACAGGGCTCCGGTGCCAGCGATAGCCACGGATAAGACAAAAGGTGCAGTACCCCTCACCGTTAATTTCTCAGCTCAGGGCTCTTTTGACTACGACAAAGACGATGCTTTGGCATTTAGCTGGACAACCAAAGACGGCAAGAAGTATGAAGGCCGTGATGTGAGCATTACTTTTGATCAACCCGGTGAACAAGAAGTGAAGCTTACTGTTACTGACTCCAAAGGCGAAACTTCATCAGCCTTTACCAGGATCATAGCCGGTAATGAGCCTTCCAACATCGTTTTTGACTACAGCGGTAACCAATCCTTCTATTTTGGTAAGGAAACCAATTCTTACAAAGTAATCGTAACCGACAAAGAAGACGGCAGCACAGAGGATGGCAGTATTACCAGCGAGGCAGTAAGCGTCAACTTCAGCTACCTCGAAGGCGGCTACGACCAGGCCAACCTGGGTGAGGATTTCTTCAAGAACCCTGCTATCAATGTGAAGGGCAAAAACATGATCGCTAACAGTGATTGTTTGTCGTGCCACTCTGTCGATCAGAAGTCGATAGGCCCAGCCTATCTCGAAATTGCCAAAAGGTATGCCGATGACTCATCATCACGAGACATGCTGGCAGGCAAAATCATCGAAGGCGGCAATGGCAACTGGGGCCACAGCCTGATGGCAGCCCACCCGCAGCTAACACTCGACGAAACAAGGGTGATGGTGGACTATATCCTGTCGCTGGTGAAGGAAAGCCCAACGACAAGTTTGCCTTTGACGGGCAGTGTTACGCTGAATAAACAGACCGCTGAAAACCAAGGCGCTTATGTTGTCGGCATTCGGTATACCGACAAAGGAAATGGCACCATTCCTGCCATCGAGTCGTCAAAGATGATTATGATCAAGGCGCCCGTACTTGAGGCTGAAAACTACAATTTCTTTAACGACGTGCAACAGCAGCGCCCCAACGGTGGCGACTTTGCCTTCCTGAGCAACATCAACGATGGCTCATATATTGGCTACAAAAACATTGACCTGAAGGGAATCAGCAAAATTTCTGTGACCTTAATGGCTGTGGAAGGTGGAACGATCAATATTGTTTCAGGTAGCCCCACAGGCAAGGTAATAGGCACGGTGGATGTACCTGCATTCGAAGGTTCATGGAGAGATCGCAAATGGACAAATGCTGACATCACTATTGGTAAAGTGGATCAGATTGGCAATTTGTATTTCGTCATTTCTCATCCTGAAAAGGAAACTAATCTGATGAGCCTGGATAAAATCAGCTTTTTTAAATAA
- a CDS encoding DUF3750 domain-containing protein produces MDRQLNVKPKKKFRLSKVAWLVFGLCYVYGIYLIEPFKIHRERLAASDIGGSAYSYCLAPKPEQYEGAVIQVYAARTWGTKKILAVHTWIATKRQAADHYQVSQIIGWALSRNGTALFTEPGIPDKSWYGNEPTLLLDKRGSEAELLIGQVEAAIETYPYADTYTVWPGPNSNTFIAWLGLEVPELGLDLPSTAIGKDWRPWKETFGWSASGTGVQASVYGLLGLTVGFQEGLEVNVLGLSMEVDVFDLALELPAVGRVGTAPVDIDGSVSSTKTDKAGQ; encoded by the coding sequence ATGGATCGTCAACTCAATGTCAAACCAAAGAAAAAATTTCGCTTATCGAAAGTGGCCTGGTTAGTGTTTGGGCTATGCTATGTTTATGGTATATACCTGATCGAACCTTTTAAGATTCACCGGGAACGCCTCGCTGCCTCTGACATTGGTGGCTCGGCCTACAGCTATTGCTTGGCCCCCAAACCCGAACAGTATGAAGGTGCGGTGATCCAGGTGTATGCCGCTCGCACCTGGGGTACCAAAAAAATACTTGCTGTACACACCTGGATTGCTACCAAACGGCAGGCAGCGGATCACTATCAGGTCAGCCAGATTATAGGCTGGGCGCTAAGCAGAAATGGAACGGCCCTGTTTACAGAGCCTGGTATTCCCGACAAAAGCTGGTATGGTAATGAACCCACATTGCTGTTGGATAAAAGGGGAAGCGAAGCTGAACTGCTTATCGGCCAGGTGGAAGCAGCTATTGAGACATATCCATACGCTGATACTTATACAGTTTGGCCGGGGCCCAATAGCAATACGTTTATTGCATGGCTTGGTCTTGAAGTTCCTGAGCTTGGTCTCGACCTTCCATCTACAGCCATTGGAAAGGACTGGCGGCCATGGAAAGAAACCTTTGGATGGTCAGCCAGCGGAACAGGTGTGCAAGCTTCCGTGTATGGTTTACTGGGTCTGACAGTAGGTTTTCAGGAAGGGTTGGAGGTGAATGTACTGGGTTTAAGCATGGAGGTTGATGTGTTTGATTTGGCGCTTGAACTGCCCGCTGTGGGAAGAGTAGGGACAGCCCCTGTGGATATTGATGGCAGTGTTTCGTCCACAAAAACAGATAAGGCAGGACAGTGA
- a CDS encoding ThuA domain-containing protein — MLKNILSLLFAICFVSVSQAQQFKVLLFTKTAGFHHVSIHEGVDGVRALAARHNFSVDWQENASVFNDKQLANYDVVIFLSTTSDILNDEQQAAFEKYIRSGKGWVGIHAAADTEYEWEWYTKMVGMMFQVHPQQQTAYLDVVDSNFPGMERFPKRLLWTDEWYEYQKPFKSDNLKFLLTVDEKSYDASTNWGGTARKGMGDFHPIAWYHNYDGGRAFYTGLGHIGAIYSDQTFLDHLYGGIYWAATGKGIKK, encoded by the coding sequence ATGTTGAAAAACATACTTTCATTGCTTTTTGCAATTTGTTTTGTGTCTGTTTCGCAGGCACAGCAATTCAAGGTGCTCCTTTTTACCAAAACAGCCGGTTTCCATCATGTGTCTATTCACGAAGGAGTAGATGGCGTCCGTGCCCTGGCAGCTCGCCACAATTTCAGTGTCGACTGGCAGGAAAATGCGTCGGTTTTTAACGACAAGCAGCTGGCCAACTACGATGTGGTGATCTTCCTCAGCACTACCAGCGACATCCTGAATGATGAGCAGCAGGCGGCCTTCGAAAAGTACATTAGATCCGGTAAGGGCTGGGTAGGCATTCATGCTGCGGCCGACACCGAATACGAATGGGAATGGTACACCAAAATGGTGGGAATGATGTTTCAGGTTCACCCCCAGCAGCAAACTGCCTATTTGGATGTAGTAGATAGTAATTTCCCTGGCATGGAGCGCTTTCCCAAAAGATTGCTGTGGACCGACGAATGGTATGAGTACCAAAAGCCGTTTAAATCTGATAATTTGAAGTTTCTACTGACTGTTGATGAAAAAAGCTACGATGCGTCAACCAACTGGGGGGGCACTGCCAGAAAGGGTATGGGCGATTTCCACCCAATAGCATGGTACCACAACTACGATGGTGGCAGGGCTTTCTACACAGGCCTGGGCCATATTGGTGCTATTTACTCTGATCAAACGTTTTTGGATCACTTATATGGTGGTATTTATTGGGCCGCTACTGGAAAAGGGATAAAAAAATAA